A genomic region of Mycobacterium senriense contains the following coding sequences:
- a CDS encoding YebC/PmpR family DNA-binding transcriptional regulator, with amino-acid sequence MSGHSKWATTKHQKAVKDARRGKEFARLIKNIEVAARTGGGDPAGNPTLYDAIQKAKKTSVPNDNIERARKRGAGEEAGGADYQTIMYEGYGPNGVAVLIECLTDNRNRAAGEVRVAVTRNGGNMADPGSVSYLFTRKGVVTLEKNGLSEDDVLTAVLDAGAEDVNDLGESFEVISEPTDLVAVRTALQDAGIDYESAEASFQPSVSVPVDVEGARKVFKLVDALEDSDDVQNVWTNVDLSDEVLAALDEE; translated from the coding sequence ATGAGCGGCCATTCCAAGTGGGCCACCACCAAGCACCAGAAGGCCGTCAAAGACGCGCGGCGTGGCAAGGAGTTTGCCCGGCTGATCAAGAACATCGAGGTCGCCGCCCGCACCGGCGGCGGTGACCCGGCTGGCAATCCGACGCTGTATGACGCCATCCAGAAGGCGAAGAAGACATCGGTGCCCAACGACAACATCGAGCGCGCCCGCAAGCGGGGCGCGGGCGAGGAAGCCGGCGGCGCCGACTACCAGACGATCATGTATGAGGGCTACGGCCCCAACGGCGTGGCGGTGCTGATCGAGTGCCTCACCGACAACCGCAACCGCGCGGCCGGCGAGGTCCGGGTGGCGGTGACCCGCAACGGCGGCAACATGGCCGATCCCGGATCGGTGTCCTACCTGTTCACCCGCAAGGGCGTCGTCACGCTGGAAAAGAACGGCCTGAGCGAAGACGACGTGCTGACCGCCGTGCTGGACGCCGGCGCCGAGGACGTGAACGACCTCGGTGAGAGCTTCGAGGTCATCTCCGAGCCGACCGATCTGGTGGCGGTGCGCACCGCGCTGCAGGACGCCGGCATCGACTACGAATCGGCCGAGGCCAGCTTCCAGCCGTCGGTCAGCGTGCCCGTCGACGTCGAGGGCGCGCGGAAGGTGTTCAAGCTGGTCGACGCGCTGGAGGACAGCGACGACGTGCAGAACGTCTGGACCAATGTCGACCTGTCCGACGAGGTGCTCGCGGCGCTCGACGAGGAGTAG
- a CDS encoding DUF2617 family protein, with protein MPLHQLAVTPADVSGERLGLALNAPVPAPLASCRLDHPGGGAALLLGVLGASHVVAVEHAFSEEISCTARSLGADLPQRTEAPGYRLHSRTDAHDEASFRGLARDLRGRCAHRTGWLGGTFPGDDAALTVLAAEPDGAGWRWQTWHLYPGRPVGNGGTVVHTASRWRP; from the coding sequence GTGCCCCTCCATCAACTCGCCGTGACCCCGGCCGACGTATCCGGGGAACGGCTGGGACTGGCTCTCAACGCGCCCGTACCCGCGCCCCTGGCCAGCTGCCGGCTGGACCACCCCGGCGGCGGCGCCGCGCTGCTGCTCGGCGTGCTCGGCGCCTCGCACGTCGTCGCCGTGGAGCATGCGTTCTCCGAGGAAATCTCGTGCACCGCACGCAGTCTCGGGGCCGACCTGCCGCAGCGCACCGAGGCGCCCGGCTACCGCCTGCACTCCCGCACCGACGCCCACGACGAGGCGAGCTTTCGCGGCCTCGCGCGCGACCTGCGCGGCCGTTGCGCCCACCGCACGGGCTGGCTAGGCGGCACGTTTCCCGGCGATGACGCCGCGCTGACCGTGCTGGCCGCCGAACCCGACGGCGCCGGCTGGCGCTGGCAGACCTGGCACCTCTATCCGGGGCGTCCCGTCGGCAATGGCGGAACGGTGGTACACACGGCCAGCCGGTGGCGCCCGTGA
- a CDS encoding DUF4247 domain-containing protein, which produces MSRNRLFVIAGVLGVAGVTCLIFGILLLQKNIASYIAGHYHEYARDVNGTRYQCTGSPDQVADVLADYAEPDARADNGNTEYLRYSNNIVIVGPDGSYACSIRVEPLSAGYSHGAFIFLGPGFFPGSPSGGAGGTPGGPGGIK; this is translated from the coding sequence GTGAGCCGCAACCGCCTGTTCGTGATCGCCGGCGTGCTGGGCGTGGCCGGCGTGACATGTCTGATCTTCGGAATCCTGTTGCTGCAGAAGAACATTGCGTCGTACATCGCCGGCCACTATCACGAGTACGCCCGCGACGTGAACGGGACTCGCTACCAGTGCACCGGGTCACCCGATCAGGTGGCCGACGTGCTCGCCGACTACGCGGAACCCGACGCGCGGGCCGACAACGGCAATACCGAGTACCTGCGTTACAGCAACAACATCGTGATCGTCGGCCCCGACGGCAGCTACGCGTGCAGCATCCGCGTGGAACCGCTGAGCGCCGGATACAGCCACGGCGCCTTCATCTTCCTCGGCCCCGGGTTTTTCCCGGGATCCCCATCCGGCGGCGCAGGCGGCACGCCCGGCGGCCCCGGCGGAATCAAGTGA
- a CDS encoding NUDIX hydrolase, translating to MTWLIVAIAVFVAVLAVFGAWAYRTANRLDRLHVRYDLSWQALDGALARRAVVSRAVAIDAYGGASEGRRLAALADAAEGAPRPARENAENALSAALALVDPASLPAGLIAELADAEARVVLARRFHNDAVRDTLALAERPLVRLFHLGGTAALPSYFEIVERPHALAHGDHGVLNHRTSARVVLLDDTGAVLLLCGSDPALTHQHAPKWWFTVGGEVQQGERLAEAAARELAEETGLRVAPAEMVGPVWRRDEVFEFNGSLIDSEEFYFVYRTQRFEPSRAGRTELECSYIHGHRWCDAADIAALVAAGETVYPMQLSGLLTDAAALASGRTSGPLLSIR from the coding sequence ATGACATGGCTGATTGTCGCCATCGCGGTCTTCGTCGCGGTGCTGGCGGTCTTCGGCGCGTGGGCGTACCGGACGGCCAACCGGCTGGACCGGTTGCACGTCCGCTACGACCTCTCGTGGCAGGCGCTCGACGGCGCACTGGCACGGCGCGCGGTGGTGTCGCGCGCCGTCGCCATCGACGCCTATGGCGGCGCGTCCGAAGGGCGGCGGCTGGCGGCGCTGGCCGACGCCGCGGAGGGGGCGCCGCGGCCCGCGCGGGAAAACGCGGAGAACGCGCTGTCGGCCGCGCTGGCCCTCGTCGATCCGGCGTCGCTGCCGGCCGGGCTGATCGCCGAGCTGGCCGACGCCGAGGCCCGGGTGGTGCTGGCCCGTCGCTTCCACAACGACGCGGTCCGCGACACCCTGGCGCTGGCCGAACGGCCCCTGGTGCGGCTGTTCCACCTCGGCGGAACCGCCGCGCTGCCCAGCTATTTCGAAATCGTCGAGCGGCCGCACGCGCTGGCCCACGGCGACCACGGCGTCCTCAACCACCGCACCTCGGCGCGCGTCGTGCTGCTCGACGACACCGGCGCGGTGCTGCTGCTGTGCGGGTCGGATCCCGCGCTCACGCACCAGCACGCACCGAAGTGGTGGTTCACGGTGGGCGGCGAGGTGCAGCAGGGGGAGCGGCTGGCCGAGGCCGCCGCGCGGGAGCTGGCCGAAGAAACCGGTTTGCGGGTCGCGCCGGCCGAGATGGTCGGGCCGGTGTGGCGGCGCGACGAGGTCTTCGAGTTCAACGGCTCGCTGATCGACAGCGAGGAGTTCTACTTCGTCTACCGCACCCAGCGGTTCGAGCCGTCGCGCGCGGGCCGAACCGAGCTGGAATGCAGCTACATCCACGGCCACCGCTGGTGTGACGCTGCTGACATCGCTGCGCTGGTCGCGGCGGGGGAGACGGTGTACCCCATGCAACTATCCGGACTGCTCACCGATGCGGCCGCGCTGGCCAGCGGCCGCACCTCCGGGCCGCTGCTGTCCATCCGCTGA
- the ruvA gene encoding Holliday junction branch migration protein RuvA, protein MIASVRGEVLEVALDHVVIEAAGVGYRVNATPSTLATLRSGTEARLITAMVVREDSMTLYGFADTETRDLFLTLLSVSGVGSRLAMATLAVHDAGALRQALHDSDVSALTRVPGIGKRGAERMVLELRDKVGVGAADASAGAGHADLNGHAVRGPVVEALVGLGFAAKQAEEATDKVLAGDHDATTSTALRAALSLLGKSR, encoded by the coding sequence ATGATCGCCTCGGTGCGCGGCGAGGTGCTCGAGGTGGCGCTCGATCACGTGGTGATCGAGGCCGCCGGCGTCGGGTACCGGGTGAACGCGACGCCGTCGACGCTGGCGACGCTGCGCTCGGGGACCGAGGCCCGGCTGATCACCGCGATGGTTGTCCGCGAGGATTCCATGACGCTGTACGGGTTCGCCGACACCGAGACCCGCGACCTGTTCCTGACCCTGCTGTCGGTGTCGGGGGTGGGGTCGCGGCTGGCGATGGCGACCCTGGCCGTCCACGACGCCGGCGCGTTGCGCCAGGCGCTGCACGACAGCGACGTCAGCGCGCTGACCCGGGTCCCCGGGATCGGCAAACGCGGCGCCGAACGCATGGTGCTCGAACTTCGCGACAAGGTCGGCGTCGGCGCAGCGGACGCATCGGCCGGCGCGGGCCACGCGGATCTCAATGGCCACGCGGTGCGCGGCCCGGTCGTGGAAGCCCTTGTCGGCCTTGGATTTGCGGCCAAGCAGGCCGAGGAGGCCACCGACAAGGTGCTGGCCGGCGACCACGACGCCACGACGTCGACCGCGCTGCGGGCCGCGCTGTCGTTGCTGGGTAAGTCCCGATGA
- the ruvC gene encoding crossover junction endodeoxyribonuclease RuvC — MRVMGVDPGLTRCGLSVVESGRGRTVVALDVDVVRTPADAPLAERLLKISDAVEHWLATHHPDVVAVERVFSQLNVSTVMGTAQAGGVVALAAARRGIDVHFHTPSEVKAAVTGNGAADKAQVTAMVTRILELQAKPTPADAADALALAICHCWRAPMIARMAAAEAMAAEQRQKYKAKLNAKLKAAR, encoded by the coding sequence ATGCGGGTGATGGGCGTCGATCCCGGCCTGACCCGATGCGGTCTGTCGGTCGTCGAAAGCGGGCGCGGGCGCACGGTCGTCGCCCTGGACGTCGACGTGGTGCGCACGCCCGCCGACGCCCCGCTGGCCGAGCGACTGCTGAAGATCAGCGACGCCGTCGAGCACTGGCTGGCCACCCACCACCCGGACGTCGTGGCGGTCGAGCGGGTGTTCTCCCAACTCAACGTGTCGACGGTGATGGGCACCGCGCAGGCCGGCGGCGTGGTCGCCCTGGCGGCCGCCAGGCGTGGCATCGATGTCCACTTCCATACCCCTAGCGAGGTCAAGGCCGCGGTCACCGGCAACGGTGCCGCGGATAAGGCGCAGGTCACCGCTATGGTCACGAGAATCCTTGAGCTGCAAGCCAAACCGACGCCGGCCGACGCGGCCGACGCGCTGGCACTGGCGATCTGTCATTGCTGGCGGGCACCGATGATCGCCCGGATGGCCGCCGCCGAGGCGATGGCCGCCGAGCAGCGACAGAAGTACAAGGCCAAGCTGAACGCCAAACTGAAGGCCGCCCGATGA
- a CDS encoding glycosyltransferase family 4 protein: protein MRIGMVCPYSFDVPGGVQSHVLQLAEVMRARGHEVSVLAPSSPHAALPDYVVSAGKAVPIPYNGSVARLRFGPATHRKVKKWLAEGAFDVLHLHEPNAPSLSMLALNIAEGPIVATFHTSTTKSLTLTVFQGILRPMHEKIVGRIAVSDLARRWQMEALGTDAVEIPNGVDVASFASAPRMDGYPRAGKAVLFLGRYDEPRKGMSVLLDALPGLVERFPDVQLLVVGRGDEDQLRVQAGELVDHIRFLGQVDDAGKASAMRSADAYCAPNLGGESFGIVLVEALAAGTPVVASDLDAFRRVLRNGDVGCLVPVGDGDALADALIAVLEDDVLRERYVTAGSAAVQRYDWSVVASQIMRVYETVAASGAKVEVAS from the coding sequence ATGCGGATCGGGATGGTCTGTCCCTACTCGTTCGACGTTCCCGGCGGGGTGCAGTCGCACGTCCTGCAGCTGGCCGAGGTGATGCGCGCGCGGGGCCACGAAGTCAGCGTGCTCGCGCCGTCCTCGCCGCACGCCGCGCTGCCCGACTACGTCGTCTCGGCTGGCAAGGCCGTCCCGATTCCCTACAACGGGTCGGTGGCCCGGCTGCGGTTCGGGCCGGCCACCCACCGCAAGGTGAAAAAGTGGCTCGCCGAAGGCGCTTTCGACGTGCTGCACCTGCACGAGCCCAACGCACCGAGCCTATCGATGCTGGCGCTGAACATCGCCGAGGGTCCGATCGTGGCGACGTTTCACACGTCGACCACCAAATCGCTGACGCTGACGGTGTTTCAGGGCATCCTGCGCCCGATGCACGAGAAGATCGTCGGGCGGATCGCGGTCTCCGATTTGGCCCGCCGCTGGCAGATGGAGGCGCTGGGCACCGACGCGGTGGAGATCCCCAACGGCGTCGACGTCGCTTCGTTCGCCTCGGCGCCGCGCATGGACGGCTACCCGCGCGCCGGCAAGGCGGTGCTGTTCCTGGGCCGCTACGACGAGCCACGCAAGGGCATGTCGGTGCTGCTCGACGCGCTGCCGGGGCTGGTCGAACGTTTCCCCGACGTGCAGCTGCTGGTCGTCGGTCGCGGGGACGAGGACCAATTGCGCGTCCAGGCAGGCGAATTGGTGGACCATATCCGCTTCCTCGGCCAGGTCGACGACGCCGGAAAGGCGTCGGCCATGCGCAGCGCCGACGCGTACTGCGCGCCCAACCTCGGCGGCGAGAGCTTCGGCATCGTGCTGGTCGAGGCGCTGGCCGCCGGCACCCCGGTGGTGGCGAGCGATCTGGACGCCTTCCGCCGCGTGCTGCGTAACGGCGACGTGGGCTGCCTGGTGCCCGTCGGCGACGGCGACGCGCTTGCCGATGCGCTGATCGCGGTGCTGGAGGATGATGTGCTGCGGGAACGATATGTGACGGCCGGTTCGGCCGCCGTCCAGCGCTACGACTGGTCGGTGGTGGCCAGCCAGATCATGCGGGTGTACGAGACGGTCGCCGCGTCAGGCGCCAAGGTTGAGGTGGCCAGTTGA
- the pdxS gene encoding pyridoxal 5'-phosphate synthase lyase subunit PdxS encodes MSTAHPPNGNGRTGTARVKRGMAEMLKGGVIMDVVTPEQAKIAEAAGAVAVMALERVPADIRAQGGVSRMSDPDMIEGIIAAVTIPVMAKARIGHFVEAQILQSLGVDYVDESEVLTPADYTHHIDKWKFTVPFVCGATNLGEALRRISEGAAMIRSKGEAGTGDVSNATTHMRAIGGEIRRLTSLSEDELYVAAKELQAPHDLVVEVARAGKLPVTLFTAGGIATPADAAMMMQLGAEGVFVGSGIFKSGDPAQRAAAIVKATTFYDDPDVLAKVSRGLGEAMVGINVEQVPEPHRLAQRGW; translated from the coding sequence GTGAGTACCGCCCACCCACCGAACGGCAACGGGCGAACCGGAACGGCGCGCGTCAAACGCGGCATGGCCGAGATGCTCAAGGGCGGCGTCATCATGGACGTCGTCACCCCCGAGCAGGCCAAGATCGCCGAGGCCGCCGGCGCCGTCGCCGTAATGGCGCTGGAGCGGGTGCCCGCCGACATCCGCGCGCAGGGTGGGGTGTCGCGGATGAGCGACCCGGACATGATCGAGGGCATCATCGCCGCGGTGACCATCCCGGTGATGGCCAAGGCCCGCATCGGCCACTTCGTCGAGGCGCAGATCCTGCAGAGTCTCGGCGTGGACTACGTCGACGAATCCGAGGTGCTCACCCCCGCCGACTACACCCACCACATCGACAAGTGGAAGTTCACCGTGCCGTTCGTGTGCGGGGCGACCAACCTCGGCGAGGCGCTGCGGCGGATCAGCGAGGGCGCGGCCATGATCCGCTCCAAGGGTGAAGCAGGGACCGGCGACGTCTCCAACGCGACCACCCACATGCGGGCGATCGGCGGCGAGATCCGCCGCCTGACGTCGCTGTCCGAAGACGAATTATACGTCGCCGCAAAGGAATTGCAGGCCCCCCACGACCTCGTCGTCGAGGTGGCCCGGGCGGGCAAGCTGCCGGTCACCCTGTTCACCGCGGGCGGCATCGCCACCCCGGCGGACGCGGCGATGATGATGCAGCTCGGTGCCGAGGGCGTGTTCGTGGGGTCGGGCATCTTCAAGTCCGGCGACCCCGCGCAGCGCGCCGCCGCCATCGTCAAGGCGACCACCTTCTACGACGACCCCGACGTGCTGGCCAAGGTGTCGCGCGGGCTGGGGGAGGCGATGGTGGGCATCAACGTCGAGCAGGTCCCGGAGCCCCATCGCCTGGCGCAGCGCGGCTGGTAA
- the tesB gene encoding acyl-CoA thioesterase II, with translation MSIEKILDLEQLEVNIYRGSVFSPEQGNFQRTFGGQVAGQSLVSAVRTVDPSFLVHSLHGYFIRPGDSSAPTIFIVERLRDGGSFCTRRVNAIQHGATIFSMSASFQTDQEGIHHQDVMPAAPPPDDLPGLKSMKVFDDEGFKQFQEWDVRIAPRDQIHRLPGKASQQQVWFRHRDPLPDDPVLHICALAYMSDLTLLGSAQVTHLEEREHLQVASLDHAMWFMRMFRADEWLLYDQSSPSACGGRALCQGKIFNRHGEMVAAVMQEGLTRFPRGFLPTQQ, from the coding sequence GTGTCGATCGAGAAGATCCTTGACCTCGAGCAACTCGAGGTCAACATCTACCGCGGGAGCGTATTCAGCCCCGAACAGGGAAACTTCCAGCGCACCTTCGGGGGCCAGGTGGCGGGCCAGTCGCTGGTCTCGGCGGTGCGCACCGTGGACCCGAGCTTCCTGGTGCACTCGTTGCACGGCTACTTCATCCGGCCCGGCGACTCCTCGGCGCCCACCATCTTCATCGTCGAGCGGCTGCGCGACGGCGGGTCGTTCTGCACGCGGCGGGTCAACGCCATCCAGCACGGCGCCACCATCTTCTCCATGTCGGCGTCGTTCCAGACGGATCAGGAGGGCATCCACCATCAGGACGTGATGCCCGCGGCGCCGCCTCCGGACGACCTGCCGGGGCTCAAGTCGATGAAGGTGTTCGACGACGAGGGCTTCAAGCAGTTCCAGGAGTGGGACGTCCGCATCGCTCCGCGCGACCAGATCCACCGGCTTCCGGGCAAGGCCTCCCAGCAGCAGGTGTGGTTTCGCCACCGCGACCCGCTGCCCGACGACCCGGTGCTGCACATCTGCGCGCTGGCCTACATGAGCGACCTGACGCTGCTCGGTTCGGCGCAGGTCACCCACCTTGAGGAGCGGGAGCACCTGCAGGTGGCGTCGCTGGACCACGCGATGTGGTTCATGCGGATGTTCCGGGCCGACGAGTGGCTGCTCTACGACCAGAGCTCGCCGTCGGCCTGCGGCGGGCGGGCGCTGTGCCAGGGCAAGATCTTCAACCGGCACGGCGAGATGGTCGCGGCGGTCATGCAGGAGGGCCTGACCCGCTTCCCCCGCGGATTCCTGCCCACCCAGCAGTGA
- a CDS encoding polyamine aminopropyltransferase: MSTVGSRAKVRAPEAAPPAAVSGRWRALLLAAVAACAACGIIYELALLTLSASLDGGGIVATSLIVAGYIAALGVGALLVKPLLAHAAITFIAVEALLGIVGGLSAAALYVVFAFLDGSVGSTWVLAASTALIGGLVGAEVPLLMTLLHQGRIGPETDPAADAGRTLANLNAADYLGALLGGLVWPFLLLPQLGMIRGAAATGMINLAAAAVVAIFLLRQVVSTRQLVLALCALAAAVGLLATLLLRSADVETTSRQRLYADPIVAYRHTAYQEIVVTRRGNDTRLYLDGGLQFSTRDEYRYTESLVYPALGNGAQSVLVLGGGDGLAARELLRQPGISKIVQVELDPAVIDIARTTLRAANGGSLDNPRVAVLTQDAMNWLRGPDVDRFDAVIVDLPDPNTPVLGRLYSAEFYALVARALAPGGLMVVQAGSPFSTPTAYWRTVSTIRAAGYAVTPYHVHVPTFGDWGFALARRADVAPTPKVPTNAPPLRYLNQQVLDAAGVFGGDIGPRPVEPSTLDNPRIVEDMRHGYD; encoded by the coding sequence ATGAGCACCGTCGGGTCGAGGGCCAAGGTGCGGGCGCCCGAGGCGGCGCCGCCCGCGGCGGTGTCTGGTCGGTGGCGGGCGCTGTTGCTTGCCGCCGTTGCGGCGTGCGCGGCGTGCGGCATCATCTATGAACTCGCGCTGCTGACATTGTCGGCCAGCCTGGACGGCGGCGGGATCGTCGCCACCTCGCTGATCGTCGCGGGCTACATCGCCGCGCTGGGCGTGGGCGCGCTGCTGGTCAAGCCGCTGCTGGCGCACGCCGCGATCACCTTCATCGCCGTCGAGGCGCTGCTGGGCATCGTCGGTGGGCTGTCGGCGGCGGCGCTGTACGTGGTGTTCGCGTTCCTGGACGGGTCCGTCGGGTCGACGTGGGTGCTCGCGGCGAGCACGGCGCTGATCGGTGGCCTGGTCGGTGCCGAGGTGCCGCTGTTGATGACGCTGCTGCACCAGGGCCGGATAGGCCCTGAAACAGACCCAGCCGCCGATGCCGGACGCACGCTGGCCAACCTGAACGCCGCCGACTACCTGGGCGCACTGCTGGGCGGGCTGGTCTGGCCGTTCCTGCTGCTGCCGCAGCTGGGGATGATTCGCGGCGCGGCGGCCACCGGCATGATCAACCTGGCGGCCGCCGCCGTCGTGGCGATTTTCCTGTTGCGCCAAGTGGTTTCGACGCGGCAGCTGGTGCTGGCGCTGTGCGCGCTGGCCGCCGCGGTGGGGCTGCTCGCCACCCTGCTGCTGCGTTCGGCCGACGTCGAAACAACAAGCAGGCAAAGGCTTTACGCCGACCCGATCGTCGCCTACCGGCACACGGCCTATCAGGAGATCGTGGTGACCCGGCGCGGCAACGACACCCGGCTGTATCTCGATGGGGGCCTGCAGTTCTCCACTCGCGACGAATACCGCTACACCGAAAGCCTGGTCTACCCCGCGCTCGGCAACGGCGCCCAATCGGTGCTGGTGCTCGGCGGCGGCGACGGACTGGCGGCCCGCGAATTGCTGCGCCAGCCCGGCATTTCCAAGATCGTGCAGGTCGAGCTCGACCCCGCGGTGATCGACATCGCGCGCACCACGCTGCGCGCCGCCAATGGCGGTTCGCTGGACAATCCGCGGGTGGCCGTGCTGACCCAGGACGCGATGAACTGGTTGCGCGGACCGGACGTGGACCGCTTCGACGCGGTCATCGTCGACCTTCCCGATCCCAACACACCCGTGCTGGGCCGGCTGTACTCGGCGGAGTTCTACGCACTGGTGGCCCGCGCGCTGGCTCCCGGTGGGTTGATGGTGGTGCAGGCGGGCAGCCCGTTTTCCACCCCGACGGCGTATTGGCGCACGGTTTCGACGATCCGGGCCGCCGGTTACGCGGTCACGCCCTATCACGTGCACGTGCCCACGTTCGGCGACTGGGGATTCGCCCTGGCGCGGCGCGCGGACGTCGCGCCCACCCCGAAGGTGCCCACCAACGCGCCCCCGCTGCGTTACCTCAACCAGCAGGTGCTCGACGCGGCCGGCGTATTCGGCGGCGACATCGGCCCGCGCCCCGTCGAGCCGTCGACCCTGGACAATCCGCGCATCGTCGAGGACATGCGGCACGGGTACGACTAG
- the pdxT gene encoding pyridoxal 5'-phosphate synthase glutaminase subunit PdxT, with protein MSAPRIGVLALQGDTREHLAALREAGAESMPVRRRGELESVDGLVIPGGESTTMSHLLLDLGLLEPLRGLLADGLPAYGACAGMILLASEILDAGAGGREALPLRGIDMTVRRNAFGRQVDSFEGDIPFAGLSDPVRAVFIRAPWVERAGDGVEVLASAAGHVVAVKQGRKLATAFHPEMTGDRRIHHLFVDLVTG; from the coding sequence GTGAGCGCGCCGCGGATCGGGGTCCTGGCCCTGCAGGGGGACACCCGCGAACACCTGGCCGCCCTGCGCGAGGCGGGTGCCGAGTCGATGCCGGTGCGCCGGCGCGGCGAGCTCGAGTCGGTCGACGGGCTGGTCATTCCCGGTGGGGAATCGACCACCATGAGCCACCTGCTGCTAGACCTCGGGCTGCTGGAGCCGCTGCGTGGCCTGCTGGCCGACGGGCTGCCCGCCTACGGCGCCTGTGCCGGGATGATCCTGCTGGCCAGCGAGATCCTGGACGCCGGCGCGGGCGGTCGCGAGGCACTGCCGCTGCGCGGGATCGATATGACGGTGCGGCGCAACGCCTTTGGGCGTCAGGTCGATTCGTTTGAGGGTGACATTCCGTTCGCGGGGCTCAGCGATCCGGTGCGCGCGGTATTCATCCGCGCGCCGTGGGTCGAGCGCGCCGGTGACGGCGTGGAGGTGCTGGCCAGCGCGGCCGGGCACGTTGTCGCGGTGAAGCAGGGCCGCAAGCTGGCCACGGCGTTTCATCCGGAGATGACCGGTGACCGGCGCATCCACCACCTGTTCGTCGACCTCGTCACCGGCTGA
- a CDS encoding DUF4178 domain-containing protein produces MGSLLVMIAVVLFIASIVVLVVALRRPKEPAQRGGRQDPLAADAMPQFGPRQLGPGAIVSYGGIDYIVRGSVTFREGPFVWWEHLLEGGDQPMWFSVEEDDGRLELAIWVTRKDVPLRPGDPYVVDGVMFHESERGRASYTTEGTTGLPAGGEMEFVDCTNTDESALLSFERWAPDMPWEVSTGRSVSPGEITVYAAPPPSPA; encoded by the coding sequence GTGGGATCTCTGCTGGTCATGATCGCCGTGGTGCTCTTCATCGCGTCGATCGTGGTGCTCGTGGTGGCTTTGCGGCGGCCGAAAGAACCGGCCCAGCGAGGCGGGCGCCAGGATCCGCTGGCCGCCGACGCGATGCCGCAGTTCGGCCCCCGCCAACTCGGGCCCGGGGCCATCGTCAGCTACGGCGGCATCGACTACATCGTGCGCGGTTCGGTCACTTTCCGCGAAGGCCCCTTCGTCTGGTGGGAACACCTGCTGGAGGGCGGCGACCAGCCGATGTGGTTCAGCGTCGAGGAAGACGACGGGCGCCTCGAGCTGGCGATATGGGTCACGCGCAAGGACGTGCCGCTGCGGCCCGGCGACCCATACGTCGTCGACGGTGTGATGTTCCACGAGTCCGAACGCGGCCGCGCCTCCTACACGACCGAAGGCACCACCGGCCTGCCGGCCGGCGGCGAGATGGAATTCGTCGACTGCACCAACACCGACGAGTCGGCGCTGCTCTCGTTCGAGCGCTGGGCCCCGGACATGCCCTGGGAAGTATCGACGGGCAGGTCGGTCTCGCCCGGCGAGATCACCGTGTACGCGGCGCCCCCACCGAGCCCGGCGTAG
- a CDS encoding DUF350 domain-containing protein, which produces MYLAVEIGTVDLNPVLKGAVATILYFVVGMAVLLVGFYAVDVLTPGKLRQLVFIDRRPNAVVVAGAMYIALTIVIITAIANSYSQLGQGLVGVAVFGLMGVILLGVALLAMHLLIPGSFHEHIDEPELHPGSFAVALILLAVGGVTAAAVS; this is translated from the coding sequence ATGTATCTCGCCGTCGAGATCGGCACCGTCGACCTCAATCCCGTGCTGAAAGGCGCAGTCGCGACGATCCTGTACTTCGTCGTCGGCATGGCTGTGCTTCTCGTCGGGTTCTACGCGGTCGACGTGCTGACCCCGGGAAAGCTGCGCCAGCTGGTGTTCATCGACCGCCGGCCCAACGCCGTGGTCGTCGCGGGCGCGATGTACATCGCCCTGACCATCGTCATCATCACCGCCATCGCCAACAGCTACAGCCAGCTGGGCCAGGGACTCGTCGGGGTGGCGGTGTTCGGGCTGATGGGCGTGATCCTGCTGGGCGTCGCGCTGCTGGCGATGCACCTGCTGATCCCGGGCAGTTTTCACGAGCACATCGACGAGCCGGAGCTGCATCCGGGATCGTTCGCGGTGGCGCTGATACTGCTGGCCGTTGGAGGGGTGACCGCCGCGGCGGTGTCATGA